A stretch of Leisingera sp. S132 DNA encodes these proteins:
- a CDS encoding DMT family transporter yields the protein MTEKRPIDASGAALLTGFALLLAFNQVVIKVTGGGFGPVFQAGLRSAIGLLVLAAWIALRRPRLGPLPRGAALWGVIAGLLFCFEFICLFIALDVTSVSRASIIFYSMPVWLALAAHLLLPGEQLTRIRSLGLVLAMSGVALAVLDRDGGTASLAGDLLALGATFGWAGIALCLRITPLAAVPPVTQLVFQLAVSAVLLTAAAPLFGPLVRETEPLHLWGLAFQGICIASLGYLLWFQLIKIYRASSVASFSFLSPVLAVLMGWALLDEVIGLQVWAALALVAAGVFLINRK from the coding sequence ATGACGGAAAAACGCCCCATCGACGCCTCCGGTGCCGCGCTGCTGACCGGTTTCGCCCTGCTCCTCGCCTTCAACCAGGTGGTGATCAAGGTGACCGGCGGCGGCTTTGGCCCGGTATTCCAGGCCGGGCTTCGCTCCGCCATCGGCCTCCTGGTGCTGGCGGCCTGGATTGCCCTGCGCCGTCCCCGGCTCGGACCGCTGCCCCGCGGCGCCGCGCTTTGGGGCGTGATCGCGGGCCTCCTGTTCTGCTTTGAGTTCATCTGCCTGTTCATCGCGCTGGATGTGACTTCTGTCTCACGCGCCTCGATCATTTTCTACTCGATGCCGGTCTGGCTGGCGCTGGCCGCGCATCTGCTGCTGCCCGGCGAACAGCTGACCCGGATCCGAAGCCTGGGCCTGGTGCTGGCGATGAGCGGGGTGGCGCTGGCGGTTCTGGACCGCGACGGCGGCACCGCCAGCCTGGCGGGTGATCTGCTGGCACTGGGGGCCACTTTCGGCTGGGCCGGCATCGCGCTGTGCCTGCGCATCACGCCGCTGGCGGCAGTGCCGCCAGTCACCCAGCTGGTGTTCCAGCTGGCGGTTTCCGCCGTGCTTCTGACGGCTGCCGCGCCGCTGTTCGGCCCGCTGGTCCGCGAGACCGAACCCCTGCATCTCTGGGGGCTGGCCTTCCAGGGGATCTGCATCGCCAGCCTCGGCTATCTCTTGTGGTTCCAGCTGATTAAGATCTACCGCGCCAGTTCGGTGGCCTCTTTCAGCTTCCTGTCGCCGGTGCTGGCGGTGCTGATGGGCTGGGCGCTGCTGGATGAGGTGATCGGGCTGCAGGTCTGGGCCGCCCTGGCGCTGGTCGCTGCGGGCGTATTCCTGATCAACCGGAAATGA
- a CDS encoding endonuclease/exonuclease/phosphatase family protein, whose translation MPDTRRPDTLRIATYNIQKCIGLDLRRRPERILQVLAGLRADVAVLQEADKRLPPRPAALPHFLVEETGWQAADLGGAGSLGWHGNAVLYRNGVELRGKGHITLPGLEPRGAVWVELETAVGPVRVIGAHLGLTGRARREQMHALARAAKRDDAAVVLAGDFNEWSRGAVLEHIAPALKFLPARPSFPALRPLGALDRIAHCKRLAAVAHGVHGGRPAHIASDHLPVWADLRAV comes from the coding sequence ATGCCGGACACAAGGCGGCCTGATACGCTGCGGATTGCCACGTACAATATTCAGAAGTGCATCGGTCTGGACCTGCGGCGGCGGCCGGAGCGTATTCTGCAGGTGCTGGCCGGGCTCAGGGCGGATGTGGCGGTGCTGCAGGAAGCGGACAAGCGTTTGCCGCCGCGTCCCGCTGCGCTGCCGCATTTTCTGGTGGAGGAAACCGGCTGGCAGGCCGCGGATCTGGGCGGTGCGGGGTCGCTCGGCTGGCATGGCAACGCGGTTTTGTACCGCAACGGGGTTGAGTTGCGGGGCAAGGGCCATATTACGCTGCCGGGGCTGGAGCCGCGCGGCGCAGTTTGGGTGGAACTGGAAACTGCGGTGGGCCCGGTGCGGGTGATTGGCGCCCACTTGGGGCTGACAGGCCGGGCGCGGCGCGAGCAGATGCATGCGCTGGCGCGGGCCGCGAAACGTGATGACGCCGCTGTGGTGCTGGCGGGGGATTTCAACGAATGGTCACGCGGGGCCGTGCTGGAGCACATCGCGCCGGCGCTGAAGTTTCTGCCTGCCAGGCCGAGCTTTCCGGCGCTCAGGCCGCTTGGGGCACTGGACCGGATTGCCCATTGCAAACGGCTGGCAGCGGTGGCGCATGGGGTGCATGGAGGGCGTCCGGCCCATATCGCCTCAGACCATCTGCCGGTCTGGGCGGATTTGCGGGCGGTTTGA
- a CDS encoding glycine zipper 2TM domain-containing protein, whose product MTFRWIPALASSAVLGLGACTNLTPEQRTVAGVAGGAAAGLIAADALKADDDWRLIAALGGAAAGTLVAQNNQSNQCAYSRGDGTYYTAAC is encoded by the coding sequence ATGACTTTCCGCTGGATCCCTGCTCTCGCAAGTTCCGCTGTACTGGGCCTTGGCGCCTGTACCAACCTGACGCCGGAACAGCGCACCGTTGCCGGTGTGGCAGGCGGCGCCGCAGCTGGCCTGATCGCCGCTGACGCGCTCAAGGCTGATGACGACTGGCGCCTGATTGCGGCGCTTGGCGGCGCTGCTGCCGGCACTCTGGTTGCGCAGAACAACCAGTCAAACCAGTGTGCCTATTCCCGCGGCGACGGCACCTATTACACCGCAGCCTGCTAA
- a CDS encoding DEAD/DEAH box helicase, which produces MTEFSTMGLPEKLLNRLKDMGLNDPTPIQARAIPHALNGKDVLGLAQTGTGKTAAFGVPLVARMLEYGRKPAAMTVRGLVLAPTRELANQIADTLKGLTEGTPMKVGLVVGGVSINPQIARIAKGTDILVATPGRLIDILDRGALDLGSCDFLVLDEADQMLDLGFIHTLRKIAALIPAERQTMLFSATMPKQMNEIANSYLQSPVRIEVSPPGKAADKITQSVHFIAKAAKLDLLKELLNAHKDERTLVFGRTKWGMEKLMKTLDKAGFSAAAIHGNKSQGQRERALAAFKAGEIKVLVATDVAARGLDIPDVKYVYNFELPNVPDAYVHRIGRTARAGKDGQAVALCAPDEMEELKAIQKVMKLTIPVASGRPWEAMPDPAAPAGKPGGRPGGRRGGGKPGGPRRRSGGGGNSSQGKPQGGKPGNAQRRGQKQRAR; this is translated from the coding sequence GTGACTGAATTTTCGACCATGGGGCTGCCCGAAAAGCTCCTGAACCGCCTCAAGGACATGGGTCTCAATGACCCCACCCCGATCCAGGCCCGCGCCATCCCCCATGCCCTCAACGGCAAGGACGTGCTGGGCCTGGCACAGACCGGCACCGGCAAGACCGCAGCCTTTGGCGTCCCGCTGGTGGCCCGCATGCTGGAATACGGCCGCAAGCCCGCCGCGATGACCGTGCGCGGCCTGGTGCTGGCGCCCACCCGCGAACTGGCCAACCAGATCGCCGACACCCTGAAGGGCCTGACCGAGGGCACTCCGATGAAAGTCGGCCTTGTGGTCGGCGGCGTCTCCATCAACCCGCAGATCGCCCGCATCGCCAAAGGCACCGACATCCTGGTTGCCACCCCCGGCCGCCTCATTGACATCCTCGACCGCGGCGCGCTGGACCTCGGCTCCTGCGACTTCCTGGTTCTGGACGAGGCCGACCAGATGCTGGACCTGGGCTTCATCCATACACTGCGCAAGATCGCGGCGCTGATCCCGGCGGAACGCCAGACCATGCTGTTTTCGGCCACCATGCCCAAGCAAATGAACGAGATCGCCAACTCCTACCTGCAAAGCCCGGTCCGGATTGAGGTCTCGCCCCCGGGCAAGGCCGCCGACAAGATCACCCAGTCGGTGCATTTTATCGCCAAAGCCGCCAAGCTGGACCTGCTGAAGGAACTGCTGAACGCGCACAAGGACGAGCGCACCCTGGTCTTCGGCCGCACCAAATGGGGCATGGAAAAGCTGATGAAGACGCTGGACAAGGCAGGCTTCTCGGCGGCGGCGATCCACGGCAACAAGTCCCAGGGCCAGCGCGAGCGCGCTTTGGCCGCCTTCAAGGCAGGCGAGATCAAGGTGCTGGTGGCTACCGACGTCGCAGCCCGCGGCCTTGACATCCCGGACGTGAAATACGTCTACAACTTCGAGCTGCCGAATGTCCCGGACGCCTATGTCCACCGCATCGGCCGTACCGCCCGCGCGGGCAAGGACGGCCAGGCGGTTGCGCTTTGCGCACCGGATGAGATGGAAGAACTGAAGGCGATCCAGAAGGTGATGAAACTCACCATCCCCGTGGCCTCCGGCCGCCCCTGGGAAGCCATGCCGGATCCGGCAGCCCCCGCAGGCAAACCGGGCGGCCGTCCCGGCGGGCGCCGCGGCGGCGGCAAACCCGGCGGACCGCGCCGCCGCAGCGGTGGCGGCGGTAACAGCAGCCAGGGCAAACCGCAGGGCGGCAAACCCGGCAATGCCCAGCGCCGCGGCCAGAAACAGCGCGCGCGCTGA
- a CDS encoding MEKHLA domain-containing protein — protein MQVPGPQNSYQAQHAELLLSSFAKVTGRKLLESADAEALYHAPFPVLSHNTAADPVLTYGNLAAQVLWGMGWEQLTSMPSRLTAEPAHREQRDAMFAEMRAKGFIEDYAGVRISASGRRFEIRGAVIWPLLGPDGVKLGEAASFRDYRFI, from the coding sequence ATGCAGGTGCCTGGACCGCAGAACAGTTATCAAGCCCAACATGCGGAGCTGCTGCTGTCCTCATTTGCAAAGGTAACAGGCCGGAAGCTGCTGGAAAGCGCAGATGCCGAAGCGCTCTATCACGCGCCGTTTCCGGTACTCTCGCACAATACAGCCGCCGATCCGGTGCTGACCTATGGCAATCTGGCGGCGCAGGTGTTGTGGGGTATGGGCTGGGAGCAGCTGACGTCGATGCCGTCACGGCTGACGGCAGAGCCTGCGCACCGGGAGCAGCGGGATGCGATGTTTGCCGAGATGCGGGCCAAGGGGTTCATTGAGGACTACGCAGGCGTCAGGATCAGCGCCTCGGGGCGGCGGTTCGAGATCCGCGGGGCCGTGATCTGGCCGCTGCTGGGTCCGGACGGCGTGAAGCTGGGCGAGGCGGCAAGTTTCCGGGACTACAGGTTTATCTGA
- a CDS encoding DUF3885 domain-containing protein, producing MHKLTQRVFDTFGVSELPHGLFYEFDHALRFDLGGVEWGTDRPVQRFWQAFERADTITRAVFKASDDIWALLSCYGGETPEPKRLHAISRCGLPRNSFSYLGAVPQNDEEYIASFGYDLHRHWDAYKLRDTSEIREFLWLMIATDLSVYPQLSNRRAHQVYLVDFETKTIAYPYDDRGMDVVSMDRHRLEPHFTAFQEWLLARDMKRMASRFSIR from the coding sequence ATGCATAAGCTTACACAACGTGTGTTTGACACCTTTGGCGTTTCGGAACTGCCTCACGGGTTATTCTATGAATTTGACCATGCACTCCGCTTCGACTTGGGGGGCGTAGAATGGGGAACCGACAGGCCTGTACAGCGTTTCTGGCAGGCTTTTGAACGCGCAGACACAATAACTAGAGCAGTCTTCAAGGCATCAGATGATATCTGGGCCTTGCTTTCTTGTTACGGCGGAGAAACACCAGAACCCAAGCGCCTGCATGCTATTTCCAGATGCGGACTGCCCCGAAATTCCTTCAGCTACCTCGGTGCGGTTCCTCAAAACGATGAAGAGTACATCGCCTCTTTCGGTTACGACCTGCATCGCCACTGGGACGCCTATAAGCTTCGGGACACAAGTGAAATCCGGGAATTCCTATGGCTGATGATTGCAACTGACCTGAGCGTGTACCCTCAACTCAGCAATAGGCGCGCGCACCAAGTCTATCTGGTTGATTTCGAAACAAAGACCATCGCTTACCCCTATGACGACAGAGGAATGGACGTGGTGTCCATGGACAGACACCGGTTGGAGCCGCATTTCACAGCATTTCAGGAATGGCTGCTTGCACGCGATATGAAAAGAATGGCTTCTCGATTCAGCATCCGCTGA
- a CDS encoding nucleoside hydrolase, whose amino-acid sequence MSARKIIIDTDPGQDDAVAILLALASPEDLDLLGITCVAGNVPLELTSKNARIVCEAAARPDVPVFAGSAAPLARPLITAEHVHGQTGLDGPDLWEPAMPLAEGHGVDFIIETLRSHESGTVTLCTLGPLTNIAAAFTTAPDIIPRVQEIVMMGGAYFEVGNITPAAEFNIYVDPEAAETVFKSGVPVTVMPLDVTHKVLATKPRVEAIRALGTRVGHFTAEMLEFFERFDVEKYGSEGGPLHDPCVIAWLLQPDLFSGRHVNVEIETSSDLTLGMTVADWWGVTDRTPNALFISDADADGFFTLLTERLARL is encoded by the coding sequence ATGAGCGCCAGAAAAATCATCATCGATACCGACCCCGGCCAGGACGATGCCGTCGCCATCCTGCTGGCACTGGCCAGCCCGGAAGATCTTGACCTTCTTGGTATCACCTGCGTGGCGGGCAATGTCCCTCTGGAACTGACCAGCAAAAACGCCCGCATTGTCTGCGAGGCCGCCGCCCGCCCGGATGTGCCCGTATTTGCAGGCAGTGCAGCGCCGCTTGCCCGTCCGCTGATCACCGCCGAACATGTGCACGGGCAGACCGGCCTCGACGGCCCGGACCTGTGGGAACCCGCGATGCCACTGGCCGAAGGTCATGGCGTTGATTTCATCATCGAAACTCTGCGCAGCCATGAGTCTGGCACTGTCACTCTCTGCACGCTGGGTCCGCTCACCAATATCGCCGCGGCGTTTACCACCGCCCCGGACATCATCCCCCGGGTCCAGGAAATCGTGATGATGGGCGGCGCCTATTTCGAGGTCGGCAACATCACCCCGGCAGCAGAATTCAACATTTATGTCGATCCGGAAGCGGCTGAAACCGTGTTCAAATCCGGCGTGCCGGTCACCGTGATGCCGCTGGATGTGACGCATAAGGTGCTGGCCACCAAGCCGCGCGTCGAAGCAATCCGCGCCCTTGGAACCCGCGTCGGCCATTTCACCGCAGAGATGCTGGAATTCTTCGAACGCTTCGATGTGGAGAAATACGGCTCAGAGGGCGGCCCCTTGCACGACCCCTGCGTCATCGCCTGGCTGTTGCAGCCTGACCTGTTCTCCGGCCGCCATGTGAACGTGGAAATTGAAACATCTTCCGACCTCACCCTCGGCATGACCGTCGCCGACTGGTGGGGCGTCACGGACCGCACGCCCAATGCCCTGTTCATCAGCGATGCAGACGCGGACGGCTTCTTCACCCTTCTGACAGAAAGGCTCGCCCGCCTATGA
- a CDS encoding N-acetyltransferase, whose translation MSAALHLAKPEHLDTVLALVAAFHAESGLDSSDEHRRAGIEPLLNGHPYGAVYLIGPTRAPIGYIVITFGWSVEFGGMDGFVDELYIRPAVRGRGIATEVLTELPKSLATAGMRALHLEVDRENETAQRLYLRTRFQPRKNYILMSKQL comes from the coding sequence ATGAGCGCCGCCCTGCATCTCGCCAAACCCGAACACCTGGACACTGTTCTGGCCCTGGTTGCCGCCTTCCATGCCGAATCCGGACTGGACAGCAGCGACGAGCACCGCCGCGCCGGCATTGAGCCTTTGCTGAATGGCCACCCATACGGCGCCGTCTACCTGATCGGCCCCACCCGCGCCCCGATCGGCTACATCGTGATCACCTTCGGCTGGTCAGTGGAATTCGGCGGCATGGACGGGTTTGTCGATGAACTCTACATCCGCCCCGCCGTGCGCGGCCGCGGCATCGCCACCGAAGTGCTGACCGAACTGCCGAAATCGCTTGCCACGGCCGGCATGCGCGCCCTGCACCTGGAGGTCGACCGGGAAAACGAAACGGCCCAGCGGCTCTACCTGCGCACCCGCTTCCAGCCGCGCAAGAACTACATCCTGATGTCCAAGCAGCTCTGA
- the eno gene encoding phosphopyruvate hydratase, which yields MSTIIDIHAREILDSRGNPTVEVDVILEDGTMGRAAVPSGASTGAYEAVEKRDGDTSRYLGKGVLEAVAAVNGEIAEELVGFDATEQVAVDQAMIELDGTENKGRLGANAILGVSMAVAKAAADFTTQPLYRYIGGTSARVLPVPMMNIINGGEHADNPIDIQEFMIMPVAADNIREAVRMGSEVFHTLKKELSAAGLSTGIGDEGGFAPNIGSSREALDFILKSIEKAGYKPGEEIYLALDCAATEYYKDGKYVLAGEGKSLSSEENADYLAALVNDYPIISIEDGMSEDDWDGWKLLTDKIGNSVQLVGDDLFVTNPARLAEGIERGVANSMLVKVNQIGSLTETLKAVDMAHRARYTNVMSHRSGETEDATIADLAVATNCGQIKTGSLARSDRLAKYNQLIRIEEALGEVAEYAGRSILK from the coding sequence ATGAGCACCATTATCGACATTCACGCCCGTGAGATCCTCGACAGCCGGGGCAACCCGACGGTTGAGGTCGACGTGATCCTGGAAGACGGCACCATGGGCCGTGCTGCCGTGCCCTCGGGCGCTTCGACTGGCGCCTATGAGGCGGTGGAAAAGCGCGACGGCGACACGTCCCGTTACCTGGGCAAAGGTGTGCTGGAAGCGGTTGCCGCGGTGAACGGCGAGATTGCCGAGGAGCTGGTCGGCTTTGACGCCACCGAACAGGTCGCGGTCGATCAGGCGATGATCGAGCTGGACGGCACCGAGAACAAGGGCCGCCTGGGCGCCAACGCCATTCTGGGCGTCTCCATGGCGGTGGCCAAGGCTGCGGCGGATTTCACCACCCAGCCGCTCTACCGCTATATCGGCGGCACCTCGGCCCGCGTCCTGCCGGTGCCGATGATGAACATCATCAACGGCGGCGAGCATGCCGACAACCCGATCGACATCCAGGAATTCATGATCATGCCGGTGGCTGCGGACAACATCCGCGAAGCCGTGCGCATGGGCTCCGAAGTGTTCCATACCCTGAAGAAAGAGCTGTCGGCCGCTGGCCTGTCGACCGGGATCGGCGACGAGGGCGGCTTTGCCCCCAACATCGGCTCCTCCCGCGAGGCGCTGGACTTCATCCTGAAGTCGATCGAGAAAGCAGGCTACAAGCCGGGCGAGGAGATCTACCTGGCGCTGGATTGCGCGGCGACCGAATACTACAAGGACGGCAAATATGTGCTGGCAGGCGAGGGCAAGTCGCTGTCCAGCGAAGAAAACGCCGACTATCTGGCGGCGCTGGTCAATGACTACCCGATCATCTCCATCGAAGACGGCATGTCCGAGGACGACTGGGACGGCTGGAAGCTGCTGACCGACAAGATCGGCAATTCCGTGCAGCTGGTGGGCGACGATCTGTTCGTGACCAACCCGGCGCGTCTGGCAGAGGGCATCGAGCGCGGTGTTGCGAACTCGATGCTGGTGAAGGTGAACCAGATCGGCTCCCTGACCGAGACCCTGAAGGCGGTCGATATGGCGCACCGCGCGCGTTACACCAACGTGATGTCGCACCGCTCGGGCGAGACCGAGGACGCTACCATCGCCGACCTGGCGGTTGCCACCAACTGCGGCCAGATCAAGACCGGCTCGCTGGCGCGCTCTGACCGGCTTGCGAAATACAACCAGCTGATCCGTATCGAGGAAGCGCTGGGTGAAGTGGCAGAATACGCAGGCCGTTCGATCCTGAAGTAA
- a CDS encoding YdiU family protein, which yields MTLTIPFDNTYAALPGQFYSKLPPQPVKAPKLAAFNGDLARIMGITPGEAGEMAEVFGGNLVPEGADPLAQLYSGHQFGTYNPQLGDGRAILLGEVVGTDGKRRDIQLKGSGRTPYSRNGDGRAWLGPVLREYVVSEAMHALGIPTTRALAAVETGETVWREGGLPGAVLTRVAASHLRVGTFQVFAARGDKASLRQLTNYAIARHYPEADGPMGLLRAVRDAQSELIAAWMSVGFIHGVMNTDNSSISGETIDYGPCAFMDVYHPHTVFSSIDRGRRYAYASQPAIAVWNLAQLATALIQQMEDPQEGVEAATEIVHAMPALTEAAWLRRFRAKLGISTERDGDLELITSLLGGMAENQSDFTNTFRALADGSARDQFTDPAAFEAWEPDWRARLEGEPDPQAVMRAANPAFIPRNHRIEEMIAGAVAGDYGLFHRLNAVLAKPYEDQPENTDLQRPPLPEEVVQATFCGT from the coding sequence ATGACACTCACGATCCCCTTTGACAACACCTATGCCGCCCTGCCGGGGCAGTTCTACTCCAAACTGCCGCCGCAGCCGGTGAAGGCGCCCAAGCTGGCGGCCTTCAACGGGGATCTGGCGCGGATCATGGGGATCACACCCGGTGAGGCCGGGGAGATGGCAGAGGTGTTCGGCGGCAATTTAGTGCCTGAGGGCGCGGATCCGCTGGCGCAGCTTTATTCCGGGCATCAGTTCGGCACCTATAACCCGCAACTGGGCGACGGGCGCGCGATCCTGCTGGGCGAAGTGGTGGGAACGGACGGCAAGCGCCGGGATATCCAGCTGAAGGGCTCGGGCCGCACGCCGTACTCGCGCAATGGCGATGGGCGCGCCTGGCTGGGGCCGGTGCTGCGCGAATATGTGGTGAGCGAGGCGATGCACGCTTTGGGCATTCCAACCACGCGGGCGCTTGCGGCGGTGGAGACCGGCGAAACGGTCTGGCGCGAGGGCGGCCTGCCCGGTGCGGTGCTGACCCGGGTGGCGGCGAGCCATCTGCGGGTAGGGACCTTCCAGGTGTTCGCCGCGCGCGGCGACAAGGCGAGCCTGCGTCAGCTGACAAACTATGCCATTGCCCGCCATTACCCGGAGGCCGATGGCCCGATGGGGCTGCTGCGTGCGGTGCGCGACGCACAGTCAGAACTGATTGCCGCCTGGATGTCTGTGGGCTTCATCCACGGGGTGATGAACACCGACAATTCTTCGATCTCCGGCGAGACCATCGACTATGGCCCGTGTGCCTTCATGGATGTTTATCACCCGCACACGGTGTTTTCCTCCATCGACCGGGGGCGGCGCTATGCCTATGCCAGCCAGCCCGCGATCGCAGTCTGGAACCTGGCGCAGCTGGCGACCGCGCTGATTCAGCAGATGGAGGATCCGCAGGAAGGTGTCGAGGCGGCAACGGAGATCGTGCACGCGATGCCCGCGCTGACCGAAGCAGCCTGGCTGCGGCGGTTCCGGGCAAAACTGGGGATCAGCACAGAGCGGGACGGGGATCTGGAGCTGATTACCTCTCTGCTGGGCGGGATGGCAGAGAACCAGAGCGATTTCACCAACACTTTCCGCGCCCTGGCGGATGGCTCGGCGCGGGACCAGTTCACCGATCCGGCGGCTTTTGAGGCTTGGGAGCCGGACTGGCGGGCACGGCTGGAAGGGGAGCCGGATCCGCAGGCGGTGATGCGTGCGGCCAACCCCGCCTTCATCCCGCGAAACCACCGGATCGAGGAAATGATCGCAGGCGCCGTGGCAGGCGACTATGGGCTGTTCCACCGGCTGAACGCGGTGCTGGCCAAACCTTATGAGGATCAGCCGGAGAATACGGACCTGCAGCGCCCGCCTTTGCCGGAGGAAGTGGTGCAGGCGACCTTCTGCGGGACCTGA
- a CDS encoding DMT family transporter: MNNLHGILLVIASMAFFTLEDMFIKQLSGTLPVGQILICLGLGSGLVFALMAKMQGHNLFAPRSWRLRPVLRAGTEAVSAMGFASALALVDISVVAAVFQATPLVITMGAALFLGEQVGWRRWLAICVGFAGVLLIIRPGLDSFEPAALLVVIAVLGVATRDLMTRVMDSAVPSTVVSFQAFLAVIPAGLLLLAFTPGEAQVMEQNEYLMMAGGVLFGVLGYYGIVTAMRVGDASAVTPFRYTRLLFSILAGVLVFGERPDALTMTGAALIIGSGLYTFVREQRLARRARRAAAAAA, translated from the coding sequence ATGAACAACCTGCACGGCATTCTTCTGGTCATCGCTTCAATGGCGTTCTTCACGCTTGAAGACATGTTCATCAAGCAGCTGTCCGGCACCTTGCCCGTCGGCCAGATCCTGATCTGCCTTGGTCTTGGCAGCGGGCTGGTCTTTGCACTGATGGCCAAGATGCAGGGGCACAACCTGTTTGCGCCGCGGTCCTGGCGGCTGCGCCCCGTGCTGCGGGCAGGGACAGAGGCGGTGTCGGCCATGGGCTTTGCCTCGGCGCTGGCGCTGGTCGACATTTCCGTTGTGGCTGCGGTGTTTCAGGCGACGCCGCTGGTGATCACCATGGGGGCTGCACTGTTTCTGGGCGAGCAGGTCGGCTGGCGGCGCTGGCTGGCGATCTGTGTGGGCTTTGCCGGGGTGCTGCTGATCATCCGGCCGGGGCTGGACAGTTTTGAGCCCGCGGCATTGCTGGTGGTGATTGCGGTGCTGGGGGTTGCCACGCGGGATCTGATGACCCGGGTAATGGACAGCGCGGTGCCATCCACTGTTGTCAGTTTCCAGGCGTTTCTGGCGGTTATTCCGGCGGGCCTGCTGCTCTTGGCCTTCACGCCTGGTGAGGCGCAGGTGATGGAGCAGAACGAATACCTGATGATGGCAGGCGGGGTGCTGTTCGGCGTTCTGGGCTATTACGGCATCGTCACGGCGATGCGGGTGGGGGATGCCTCGGCAGTGACACCGTTCCGCTATACCCGTCTGCTGTTCTCGATCCTTGCGGGTGTGCTGGTCTTCGGCGAGCGGCCCGATGCGCTGACCATGACCGGGGCTGCGCTGATCATCGGATCGGGGCTTTACACCTTTGTGCGCGAGCAGCGGCTGGCGCGGCGCGCCCGCCGCGCGGCGGCAGCTGCGGCCTGA
- a CDS encoding Fur family transcriptional regulator, which produces MQKTIIARCEAKGLRMTGQRRVIAQVLQDSDDHPDVEELYARASAMDAGISIATVYRTVKLFEEAGILERLEFGDGRARYEDAEREHHDHLIDMNTGEVIEFCDPEIEELQERIARKLGYELRGHKLELYGVPAKKA; this is translated from the coding sequence ATGCAAAAGACGATTATCGCCCGCTGCGAGGCCAAGGGGCTGCGCATGACCGGCCAGCGCCGGGTGATCGCCCAGGTGCTGCAGGACAGCGATGATCATCCGGATGTCGAGGAGCTCTATGCCCGCGCCAGCGCGATGGATGCAGGGATTTCGATTGCCACCGTGTACCGCACGGTGAAGCTGTTTGAGGAAGCGGGAATTCTGGAGCGGCTGGAGTTCGGCGACGGGCGGGCGCGGTATGAGGATGCCGAGCGCGAGCATCATGACCACCTGATCGACATGAACACCGGCGAGGTGATCGAGTTCTGCGACCCGGAGATCGAGGAGTTGCAGGAGCGGATCGCCCGCAAGCTGGGGTATGAGCTGCGCGGTCATAAGCTGGAGCTGTACGGGGTGCCGGCCAAGAAGGCCTGA
- a CDS encoding cupin domain-containing protein, with translation MDADRIIEHLGLQQHPEGGWYKETWRAENEGRPTGTCIYFLLKAGESSHWHRVDATEIWLFHAGAPLVLSLAASDEGPAQDHLLTPDLTQGAPQLIVPEGHWQAARSTGDFTLVSCTVSPGFQFEGFELAAPGFDIPRG, from the coding sequence ATGGACGCGGACCGGATCATCGAACACCTGGGCCTTCAGCAGCACCCGGAGGGCGGCTGGTACAAGGAAACCTGGCGCGCGGAGAATGAGGGCCGCCCCACAGGCACCTGTATTTACTTCCTTTTGAAAGCGGGGGAGTCCAGCCACTGGCACCGGGTCGACGCGACTGAGATCTGGCTTTTCCACGCCGGCGCACCGCTGGTGCTGTCGCTGGCAGCCTCTGATGAAGGCCCGGCGCAGGATCACCTGCTCACCCCGGACCTGACCCAGGGCGCACCGCAGCTGATAGTGCCCGAGGGCCACTGGCAGGCTGCCCGCAGCACCGGAGACTTCACGCTGGTCAGCTGCACGGTGTCGCCGGGCTTTCAGTTTGAAGGGTTTGAGCTGGCTGCTCCAGGCTTCGACATCCCGCGCGGCTGA